CCTTGCTCAATCTTGCTAAGTCTCTGTTCAATAGCAAAAATCCTAGGTGCATCATCTTGCTTAAACCTAAAGATTATACTCTTCCACATACCCTCTGTAGTAGAAATATAAAGCAAGCTCTGACCTTTCTTCTTATCTACCGAGTTCATCAACCAAGTACTTACTATGTCGTTACAACGAGACCAAGTTCCAAAATCTAGATGAGTTTCCAAAGGTTTAGTAATCGTACCATTGATAAAACTCATTTTATTGCGCACATTCAACGTCATCAGCATAGATCGCCTCCAGGATGGGAAATCAGAAGCTGTCGTAAGCTGATCCGAGTCTAGAACAAGTCCAGCATGATCATTACTATTCAGATAATACGGATTCTCATACTGATCCGTTTGAAGACGCGAAGACTCAGTAGATTCACGCGGATTCAAATTGATTGGGTTAACCGAAGGAGGAGCTACAAAAGATCCCATTTTCAACGAAAGAATAGAAAAATCTCAAGAAATCGCAACgaatttgataaaagaaaagagagattcgCCACAAAAAAGGTCAATCAAAGgcgagaaacaaaaagaagaatggaaaacccaaagaaaatgcCTACGATAAGCTCAAAAATCGCAGCAATAAGAATCCTCACAAGCTGAAGAAAAGAAATTGAACAACTCATGTCTTTCAATTGAACTTCTCACAAGTTTCCCAATGAAATCGATCGAAGCGGAAGATTTAAGAGCAAAGATCTGATATCATATTAACAATCCGATTCACCAGAAAACatatcagagaagaagaagaagaagaagaagagaaccatCAACGGTTCTAATTAACTCTCTTAACCAGAAAATAATGTGAATGTTACAAAGCTTAGTCTTATATGTTAATCCACATCTCCTTATATACTATCACatattaaccaaaataattgTACCAGGGTTAACCGGTTGTGAACCAGTCAATAATCGATCCTCATGTATCCTAATAAATTTCTCTGGCTGAGTCTTTAGAGGCATCGACACAGGAGATCTTCCCTCCACTTCGACCCCATCAGAAGGTagatgaagaagacggagagaaaaagaaagaggaagaaccaCTGAAATCTGATTTCTCAACGAAGAAGGAGACTGAGAGTAAAGATGAGAAGAAACAGGCTCCGAGAGCTAAGAAAGCCCAAGCGACCAAACCACAGGAAGAGCCAGACTACTTTGAGGAGAAACGTAACCTGCAAGATTTGTGGAAGGCTGCGGTTCTAGTGGGAATCGAGTGGAAACTGTTAGATGCAATTTATGAACACATTTGGGATTTCAAACATCTTGAAGAAGCATTGGAGGAAGGACGAATTCTCTATGGGAAGAACGTTTATGTTTTCGTCAATGCAGATCTCAGTTTTCTCAAAGAGCAGGTTCGAGAAGCCAAAAAAGCAAGGCAAGATGCAACAACTGCTCGAATGCAAGCAATAGAAGATATGAGCCAAGATGATAGGGCAAACCTTTCAAAGCATTAAGTTTTACAAATTCTACCCTCAGCCTCTACCAGACATCCAGTCCTTTAGTATAGAATAGTAACATTGTAAATTtctagaatgtttttttttttaaatagtattgAACAAGTGAATGTAATAGAATGTTGAATTATAGTGTTATCGAATTTATGTAGTTTTGTAAAATGTCCATGGGCAAGGGGTAGACTGTGGAGTCACATTTATCTATTAATGTAACAATAGTTCTTCAATCATTTGATCTCATTAGACCCATCATGTTAAGAACTGTGAACATCTACGCATTGCCCAATTGACAACCAACTGAACGACTTCTaccttatatatatcatcttacaAATTTTATGACTAtcgatgtgggacttggatactcaaaaaatacaatgattcttctacaaaacaagaaatagcACATGTAAAACTCAAAACTTGTAAAACTCAAAACTTCAACTCGGTTCTCCACCACATCTCTCCAATAACTTTACCAGGCTGTGGNtattaaccaaaataattgTACCAGGGTTAACCGGTTGTGAACCAGTCAATAATCGATCCTCATGTATCCTAATAAATTTCTCTGGCTGAGTCTTTAGAGGCATCGACACAGGAGATCTTCCCTCCACTTCGACCCCATCAGAAGGTagatgaagaagacggagagaaaaagaaagaggaagaaccaCTGAAATCTGATTTCTCAACGAAGAAGGAGACTGAGAGTAAAGATGAGAAGAAACAGGCTCCGAGAGCTAAGAAAGCCCAAGCGACCAAACCACAGGAAGAGCCAGACTACTTTGAGGAGAAACGTAACCTGCAAGATTTGTGGAAGGCTGCGGTTCTAGTGGGAATCGAGTGGAAACTGTTAGATGCAATTTATGAACACATTTGGGATTTCAAACATCTTGAAGAAGCATTGGAGGAAGGACGAATTCTCTATGGGAAGAACGTTTATGTTTTCGTCAATGCAGATCTCAGTTTTCTCAAAGAGCAGGTTCGA
The sequence above is drawn from the Camelina sativa cultivar DH55 chromosome 4, Cs, whole genome shotgun sequence genome and encodes:
- the LOC104783595 gene encoding uncharacterized protein LOC104783595, with protein sequence MLQSLVLYEIFPPLRPHQKVDEEDGEKKKEEEPLKSDFSTKKETESKDEKKQAPRAKKAQATKPQEEPDYFEEKRNLQDLWKAAVLVGIEWKLLDAIYEHIWDFKHLEEALEEGRILYGKNVYVFVNADLSFLKEQVREAKKARQDATTARMQAIEDMSQDDREIFPPLRPHQKVDEEDGEKKKEEEPLKSDFSTKKETESKDEKKQAPRAKKAQATKPQEEPDYFEEKRNLQDLWKAAVLVGIEWKLLDAIYEHIWDFKHLEEALEEGRILYGKNVYVFVNADLSFLKEQVREAKKARQDATTARMQAIEDMSQDDRANLSKH